One Dehalococcoidales bacterium genomic window carries:
- the ftsA gene encoding cell division protein FtsA yields the protein MKNNKIAAIDVGTTKICTVMAEVGESSYPTVLGVGVVSSDGLHKGMVVDVKEAEESIRLSIKKAEQAAGYKLESACVGITGKHISSINNKGVVSVRGPRKIVSPGDLERVLKIAKDVELPQGREILHMIPRSYALDGQSGINSPVGMYANRLDAETTIVTAASTSVQNLVKCIKSCGVKVEDVILEPLASAEAVLTEEEKQDGAILIDIGGGTTDVVVFQNGSAYYAFVLPVAGFHVTRDIALATGISFEAAEQIKTKYGTVIPFNTTPDTKDIVVGGISIPQSVLTQIIASRLEELLKLVMLELSEIEFPNVSSLNVVICGGTANMHGLAELAVSTTGLPSRIGYPIRLPGVSDVLGNPMHASGVGLLLWKLINDEKQSRNANYISRIMGKNI from the coding sequence ATGAAAAATAACAAAATTGCCGCAATTGACGTTGGTACAACCAAGATATGCACCGTAATGGCGGAAGTAGGGGAATCCTCTTACCCCACTGTTTTGGGGGTGGGGGTTGTTTCCTCCGACGGTTTGCATAAGGGAATGGTTGTTGATGTTAAAGAAGCCGAGGAATCAATCCGCTTGTCAATCAAAAAGGCCGAACAAGCCGCCGGATACAAGCTGGAATCCGCTTGTGTCGGCATCACCGGTAAACATATCAGTTCCATAAACAATAAAGGGGTTGTTTCCGTAAGAGGTCCTCGTAAAATCGTTTCTCCCGGTGATTTGGAACGTGTTCTTAAAATTGCCAAAGATGTCGAACTGCCGCAGGGGCGGGAGATATTACATATGATCCCTCGTTCTTACGCATTGGACGGTCAATCGGGAATTAACAGCCCGGTCGGAATGTATGCCAACCGTCTTGATGCGGAAACCACAATCGTAACTGCCGCTTCTACTTCCGTTCAAAACCTGGTTAAATGCATTAAAAGTTGCGGGGTTAAAGTCGAAGACGTTATTCTTGAACCTTTAGCCAGCGCCGAAGCGGTCTTAACGGAAGAAGAAAAACAAGACGGAGCGATTCTGATTGATATCGGCGGCGGGACAACCGATGTTGTTGTCTTCCAAAATGGGAGCGCCTATTATGCCTTTGTTTTACCGGTAGCCGGTTTCCATGTTACAAGGGATATTGCGCTTGCAACCGGTATTTCTTTTGAAGCGGCCGAGCAAATCAAAACCAAATACGGGACTGTGATTCCCTTTAACACCACCCCCGATACCAAAGATATAGTTGTCGGCGGCATATCCATTCCCCAAAGTGTACTAACTCAAATTATCGCTTCACGCCTTGAAGAGCTTTTGAAATTGGTTATGCTGGAACTCTCGGAGATTGAATTTCCGAATGTATCTTCCTTAAATGTTGTAATTTGCGGCGGAACCGCCAATATGCACGGGCTTGCGGAACTTGCCGTCAGCACAACCGGATTGCCTTCAAGAATCGGCTATCCGATCAGATTACCCGGGGTCTCGGATGTTTTGGGTAACCCGATGCATGCCTCCGGCGTGGGATTATTGCTTTGGAAGTTGATTAACGACGAAAAACAATCCAGGAATGCCAATTATATCTCAAGAATAATGGGTAAAAATATTTAG
- the ftsZ gene encoding cell division protein FtsZ — protein sequence MTKSINVPSPAKIKVVGMGGSGCNAVTRMVQEGIQGVEFIAMNTDAQHLELTEASVKIQLGTKTVRGLGAGGDHSRGRKAAEECIDEIQNVINGSDMVFVTAGMGGGTGTGSAPVIAQIAKKTGALTIAVVTTPFKFEGLHRAKVADEGIRNLVPHVDTLIIVPNEKVLDLCDKRTSIANAFRMADEVLHQGVQSIAEVITVPGFINLDFADVRAIMQDAGHAWMSIGWGDGPNRAVDAAKQALTSPLLDTSVYGAKKVMFNVVGGGDLTLFEVNDAAETIKKAVAPDAKVIFGVMVDPALESKVRLTLIATGFATKEESEEQEKQLDAAKQEDVRRLLKSENPEELDIPSIFRNLRKKK from the coding sequence ATGACAAAGTCGATTAATGTTCCCAGCCCGGCAAAAATCAAGGTTGTCGGCATGGGCGGTTCGGGTTGCAATGCGGTTACCAGAATGGTCCAAGAAGGGATTCAGGGCGTAGAGTTTATTGCCATGAATACCGATGCCCAGCACCTTGAATTAACGGAAGCATCCGTTAAAATTCAGTTGGGAACTAAAACAGTACGCGGGCTGGGGGCCGGCGGCGACCATTCCAGAGGGCGCAAAGCTGCCGAAGAATGTATTGATGAAATACAAAACGTTATAAACGGCTCGGATATGGTATTTGTTACCGCCGGTATGGGTGGCGGTACGGGAACAGGTTCGGCACCGGTTATTGCTCAAATCGCCAAGAAAACGGGGGCATTAACCATTGCGGTTGTTACCACTCCCTTTAAATTTGAAGGGCTGCATCGTGCCAAAGTGGCAGATGAAGGTATCCGCAATCTTGTTCCGCATGTCGATACCCTTATTATCGTCCCCAATGAAAAAGTGCTTGACCTCTGCGATAAAAGAACAAGTATTGCCAACGCCTTTAGAATGGCCGATGAAGTATTGCACCAAGGTGTGCAATCGATTGCCGAGGTAATTACCGTTCCCGGTTTTATTAATCTTGACTTTGCCGATGTCAGGGCAATCATGCAGGATGCCGGACATGCCTGGATGTCTATTGGCTGGGGGGACGGGCCGAATCGTGCCGTTGACGCCGCCAAGCAGGCCTTGACCAGTCCTCTTCTGGATACATCGGTTTACGGCGCCAAAAAAGTTATGTTTAATGTTGTCGGCGGGGGCGATTTGACCCTCTTTGAAGTAAACGATGCTGCCGAAACAATCAAAAAGGCGGTTGCCCCGGATGCAAAAGTTATCTTTGGTGTAATGGTCGATCCCGCATTGGAAAGCAAGGTTCGCCTGACATTAATCGCCACCGGTTTTGCAACCAAAGAGGAATCGGAAGAACAAGAGAAACAACTGGATGCCGCAAAACAAGAAGATGTCAGACGCCTGCTTAAGAGCGAAAATCCGGAAGAATTGGATATTCCGTCCATTTTTAGGAATTTGCGCAAGAAAAAATAG
- a CDS encoding ribonuclease H-like domain-containing protein, translating to MDAYLDIETTGLSSQTSDITVIGLYLVNSHNSKLIQLVGENITAAGLIESFSGVENLYTYNGKRFDLPFIDNKIGVNLETMAAHRDLMFDCWDCNLKGGLKIVEQKLGIYRKSVGMSGLDAVLLWERYKRLNDLAALKKLLEYNREDVINLKILREKLNYFSISD from the coding sequence TTGGACGCTTATCTGGATATTGAAACAACCGGTTTATCTTCCCAAACATCGGATATTACCGTTATCGGGCTCTACCTTGTTAACAGTCACAATAGTAAACTCATTCAGCTGGTGGGTGAAAATATTACCGCCGCGGGTCTTATCGAATCGTTTAGCGGCGTGGAAAATCTGTATACCTATAACGGCAAACGCTTCGACCTCCCCTTTATTGATAATAAAATCGGGGTGAATTTGGAAACAATGGCGGCGCACCGTGATTTAATGTTTGATTGTTGGGATTGCAATTTAAAAGGCGGGCTTAAAATAGTCGAACAAAAACTCGGAATTTACAGAAAGTCCGTCGGCATGTCGGGGCTTGATGCCGTCCTTTTGTGGGAGAGGTACAAACGCCTTAACGATTTGGCGGCGCTTAAAAAACTTTTGGAATATAACAGGGAAGACGTTATCAATTTGAAAATTCTGCGGGAAAAATTGAATTATTTTTCAATTTCCGATTAG
- a CDS encoding DUF2779 domain-containing protein, with protein sequence MASKLLSKSKYLNGIQCPRLLWFSVNCPSDMPEPDAATQHIFDQGHLVGELAKKLFPEGIDVPQESFIGNIQETKKMLNLGKPLFEAAVMFKRLYARSDILYPANDYEWDIIEVKSSTSVKDINIHDLAFQKFCWEISGLKIRKTILVYINNEYIKNGEIIPEELFTLEDVSDAVQEIYGCTEEKIVKMLQIMNLSESPEIYLGSHCNDPYPCALIDNCWGEMPEDNVFTLYYGGKKSAALYDSGIMEIGDIPDGFTLSDKQLIQKDSVVNNNVHIQKDEIKDFLNLLEYPLYYLDFETFNTAVPIYDGTRPYQQIPFQFSLHVQESPNTELKHYWYLAEGNEDPRLGFITALYELIGNNGTVVAYNKCFEEKILKSLGEAFPKYQEWVDLLLPRFIDLWGPFRSFYYYHPEQRGSTSLKKVLPSITDISYDGMEIAQGDDASLAFLQILFGDLTDAEKDGIRENLLKYCERDTEAMAEIIAKLYRLAE encoded by the coding sequence ATGGCATCCAAACTGCTTTCAAAAAGTAAATATCTGAACGGTATTCAATGCCCGCGCTTACTGTGGTTTTCGGTTAATTGCCCTTCCGATATGCCGGAACCCGATGCCGCCACGCAGCATATTTTTGACCAAGGCCATTTGGTGGGAGAGCTTGCCAAAAAACTTTTCCCCGAAGGAATTGATGTTCCGCAAGAAAGTTTTATCGGTAATATCCAAGAAACCAAAAAAATGCTTAATCTCGGTAAGCCTCTTTTTGAAGCTGCCGTAATGTTCAAAAGGCTTTACGCGCGCTCCGATATACTTTATCCTGCAAACGATTATGAATGGGATATTATTGAAGTCAAAAGCTCCACCTCCGTAAAGGACATCAATATCCATGACCTTGCGTTCCAGAAATTTTGCTGGGAGATAAGCGGGTTAAAAATCAGAAAAACAATTTTGGTTTACATAAACAATGAGTATATCAAAAACGGAGAGATTATCCCCGAAGAATTGTTTACGCTTGAAGACGTTTCGGATGCCGTTCAAGAAATTTACGGATGTACCGAAGAAAAAATTGTCAAGATGCTGCAAATTATGAACCTATCCGAATCCCCCGAAATCTATCTCGGCTCGCATTGTAATGACCCTTACCCGTGCGCCCTGATTGACAATTGTTGGGGAGAGATGCCCGAAGATAACGTTTTTACCTTGTATTACGGCGGTAAAAAATCCGCTGCACTTTACGATAGCGGTATTATGGAAATAGGCGATATCCCCGATGGTTTTACCCTAAGCGACAAGCAATTGATTCAAAAGGATTCTGTTGTTAATAACAACGTGCATATCCAAAAAGATGAAATCAAAGATTTCCTGAATTTACTTGAATATCCTTTGTATTATTTGGACTTTGAAACCTTTAATACCGCCGTTCCGATTTACGATGGCACCCGCCCGTACCAACAAATTCCCTTCCAGTTTTCGTTGCATGTTCAAGAAAGCCCTAATACTGAACTTAAGCATTATTGGTATCTGGCGGAAGGTAATGAAGACCCTCGGTTGGGGTTTATAACGGCGTTATACGAACTTATCGGAAATAACGGAACAGTTGTTGCCTATAACAAATGCTTTGAAGAAAAAATTTTAAAAAGTTTGGGCGAGGCTTTCCCGAAATATCAGGAATGGGTAGATTTGCTGTTACCAAGGTTTATTGATCTTTGGGGGCCGTTTAGAAGTTTTTACTATTATCATCCGGAGCAACGGGGGAGTACCTCGCTTAAAAAGGTTCTGCCTTCAATTACCGATATTAGCTACGACGGGATGGAAATAGCCCAGGGCGACGATGCCAGCCTGGCCTTTTTACAAATTCTTTTTGGCGATTTAACCGATGCGGAAAAAGACGGGATCCGCGAAAACCTCCTTAAATATTGCGAGCGGGATACAGAGGCAATGGCGGAGATAATCGCTAAATTGTATCGGCTTGCGGAGTAA
- a CDS encoding DUF3820 family protein, which yields MESEENTPAYNRDFLLKLVNTKMPFGKYQGRLLCDLPEPYLVWFRQNGFPEGKLGEYLAAIYEIKVNGLEYLLKPLK from the coding sequence ATGGAATCCGAAGAAAACACACCTGCCTATAACCGCGACTTTTTACTGAAATTGGTAAATACGAAGATGCCTTTCGGTAAATATCAGGGGCGTTTGCTCTGTGATTTACCCGAGCCTTATTTGGTTTGGTTTCGTCAAAACGGTTTCCCAGAAGGAAAGCTGGGTGAGTACCTTGCCGCGATTTACGAAATAAAAGTAAACGGACTTGAGTATCTTTTAAAACCGTTAAAGTAA
- a CDS encoding DUF5667 domain-containing protein, whose amino-acid sequence MFRKNKDNLDEIFEKCLDSILTEEKTVDECIAEYPQHDQELKSLLAVSLKTQKAMNSVKANPDFKARLKYILESELENAATQKRFSLKLGRGWATATFAVALAVLLSGGGTVAAASGSMPTSPLYNVKLATEEVQLFLTADKNNKADLYSKFVTKRVGEIVTMASKNNTEGITKSSQRMQNQLTAINSLSADVSAYTKEISGHELTNETLTPTVTQTMGGTVTAATTTTTVVTDSWQFARTLPAHVTNRSNQLLIDDLYENILALYAAAGGNSGSTLDAIIAAIDILEKSYNEIIGGAN is encoded by the coding sequence ATGTTTAGAAAAAATAAAGATAATTTAGATGAAATATTCGAAAAATGCCTCGATAGCATTTTAACGGAAGAAAAAACCGTAGATGAATGTATCGCCGAATATCCTCAGCACGATCAAGAGCTTAAATCGCTTTTAGCGGTCTCCCTAAAAACACAAAAGGCGATGAACTCGGTTAAAGCAAACCCTGATTTTAAGGCCAGGTTAAAATATATCTTGGAATCGGAACTTGAAAACGCCGCCACCCAAAAACGATTCTCGCTAAAACTGGGAAGGGGCTGGGCAACCGCAACGTTTGCCGTTGCCCTTGCGGTACTGTTATCGGGCGGCGGAACCGTAGCGGCGGCAAGCGGCAGTATGCCGACAAGCCCGCTGTATAATGTAAAACTGGCGACCGAAGAAGTTCAACTCTTTTTGACCGCCGATAAGAACAACAAAGCCGATTTGTACTCAAAATTCGTTACAAAACGCGTTGGCGAAATAGTTACAATGGCATCAAAAAATAATACCGAGGGGATTACCAAATCATCGCAAAGAATGCAAAACCAACTTACGGCAATAAACAGCCTTTCGGCGGATGTCAGTGCTTATACCAAAGAAATTTCCGGCCACGAGTTAACGAATGAAACGCTAACCCCCACCGTAACGCAAACAATGGGCGGAACGGTTACTGCTGCTACTACAACTACCACAGTAGTTACCGATTCATGGCAATTTGCGCGCACCTTGCCGGCACACGTAACCAATCGCAGCAATCAATTACTGATAGATGATTTATATGAGAATATTTTGGCTCTCTATGCGGCTGCAGGCGGTAATTCGGGGTCCACTTTAGATGCGATAATCGCGGCAATCGATATATTGGAAAAAAGTTATAACGAGATAATCGGCGGAGCTAATTAG
- a CDS encoding sigma-70 family RNA polymerase sigma factor, whose amino-acid sequence MQEEQSLVLLAQKHDKEAFAKLYEQNFDKIYRFVYLKVGNSAEAEDMTQQVFIKALKSIASYKWKDVPFSAWLFRIAHNHVIDYYRRQSKRQTAPLEDYMAIDSSNTQKEVEDKEEVAKLISASKKLTKLQQQVIAMRFIGELPIAEVARIMGKTQGAIKALQHSAVANLRKILTEESNV is encoded by the coding sequence GTGCAAGAAGAGCAAAGCCTGGTGCTTCTGGCGCAGAAGCACGATAAAGAGGCCTTTGCCAAGCTTTACGAACAAAATTTCGATAAAATTTATCGCTTTGTTTATCTTAAAGTTGGCAATAGTGCGGAAGCCGAAGATATGACGCAACAGGTCTTTATTAAGGCTCTAAAATCGATTGCGTCCTATAAATGGAAGGATGTTCCTTTCTCGGCTTGGCTTTTTAGGATTGCCCATAACCACGTTATCGATTATTATCGCAGGCAGTCCAAGCGGCAAACCGCACCGTTGGAAGATTATATGGCAATTGATAGTTCGAATACGCAAAAAGAGGTAGAGGACAAAGAAGAGGTTGCAAAACTGATAAGCGCCTCAAAAAAATTAACAAAGTTACAACAGCAGGTTATAGCAATGCGCTTTATCGGGGAGCTTCCGATTGCTGAGGTTGCACGGATTATGGGTAAAACCCAAGGGGCGATTAAGGCTTTGCAGCATAGCGCGGTTGCTAATTTAAGAAAGATATTAACGGAAGAATCAAATGTTTAG
- a CDS encoding response regulator transcription factor, producing MEKIKVMIVDEQPFFKAGVRQALDSKGDFEISEGSPNDELLHEIEEQTPDVVLLGSDLASNSGLELGKKITRNFPSTKVIILSSDPDDEELFNVIKSAAVAFLNKNTSADELINTINRASKGEYLINETFLTRPNIAMQVLRQFEDISAIGEQAEHLMASLTNREQQILQYIAGGNNNKQIAESFNISEQTIKNHVSAILRKLNANDRAHAVVLAIKNGIIQI from the coding sequence GTGGAAAAGATTAAAGTAATGATTGTAGACGAACAGCCTTTTTTTAAGGCCGGTGTGCGTCAGGCTTTAGATAGTAAAGGTGATTTTGAAATTTCGGAGGGTTCTCCCAACGACGAGCTTTTGCATGAAATCGAAGAACAAACCCCGGATGTCGTTTTGCTTGGTTCGGATCTTGCTTCTAACAGCGGGTTGGAGCTTGGCAAAAAAATTACCAGAAACTTTCCCAGTACTAAAGTTATTATCCTCAGTTCCGACCCCGATGACGAAGAGTTGTTTAATGTTATCAAAAGTGCGGCGGTTGCTTTCTTAAACAAAAACACTTCTGCAGATGAATTAATTAATACAATTAACAGGGCCTCTAAAGGCGAATACCTGATTAATGAAACATTTTTAACCAGACCCAATATCGCTATGCAAGTACTAAGACAATTTGAAGATATTTCCGCAATCGGTGAACAAGCAGAACATTTAATGGCAAGTTTAACCAACAGGGAACAACAAATATTGCAATACATAGCCGGCGGAAACAACAATAAACAAATCGCCGAAAGTTTTAATATCAGCGAACAAACGATTAAAAATCATGTCAGTGCGATACTTCGCAAACTCAATGCCAATGACCGGGCGCATGCGGTGGTACTGGCGATTAAAAACGGGATAATTCAAATTTAA
- a CDS encoding diguanylate cyclase — translation MNLWALIPLIGFAFLTVILALLTPKRQQAVNKFLSFYVFSSVICCLLVTLLLFSNSASADFLSLIYGLFLALLPLTVGLYYQFVRVFLTKKAGKEAWVCYLGSLIVLIAALTGNVVKDAYFTGNTLYTDTSYWGPAVAVVTAPFLVAALLLLSKRYLRSIDPAYKNRTLTLIFGLVVLFLIGGIAIFAPPLKLLPITVAIVVNALVVTYAVIKIDLPDVRLLFRKILTAFIFSVLFLGLTVGLFEVYQAFFAAIPLWVALLMLLLTYVIVFLLAFKLLRIIDYVLDNFVYKKHAVYTRASAGFHTKMRHLLDLDEVTQEIFWAVTGVTNIDFAGLILYDKQTRKYDNLFFYSKENPNSLETEFKKITFNLSSPVVKLATKTDYPLFVRLLKAADESAQPLGAEKEMLERAGAAYLFPLKSRSRLIGMLALGKVNNKKTLTLQEIDFLNSITQIAGVVIENAQLYAHFITQANTDELTGLYNHRHFNDRLYQEIARNARLDGTFSIIMMDIDFFKNCNDTYGHLVGDGVLRKVGEYIDISIRDMDSSFRYGGDEFIVILPDTGAENAYKVAERIRKTIELKSKEETVPITASLGIANWPDNGITEAQIMRAADKALYMAKQLGRNTTFVLSPDVSDTAEKDLPLNISPEPRTLTTIYAMAASIDRKTEHSHHHSRNVSDYAVAIAKSMNLPAEKIESIRSAGLLHDIGKVGLPGNVLNRDTILTDSEAEMVQKHPKVGAEILKHVVDLINCIPSVLHHHENYDGSGYHTGLKGEEIPLGARILSVANTYETIRSALESDKQFTVDNLINELKKKAGTKLDPFIVETLIEVVRKQGVNFRPDGVEKQTRSLPYDTDAG, via the coding sequence GTGAATTTATGGGCTCTTATACCTCTGATTGGTTTTGCCTTTTTAACGGTTATCCTGGCGTTATTGACTCCCAAACGCCAACAGGCTGTTAATAAGTTTTTAAGTTTTTATGTTTTTTCATCTGTTATCTGTTGTCTGTTGGTGACACTGCTTCTTTTTAGTAATTCGGCTTCCGCCGACTTCCTGTCTTTAATCTACGGGCTGTTTTTGGCTTTGTTACCGTTAACGGTTGGGCTGTATTACCAATTTGTTCGCGTGTTTTTAACTAAAAAGGCGGGCAAGGAGGCTTGGGTTTGTTATTTGGGGTCTTTGATTGTTCTAATTGCAGCCCTTACCGGTAATGTTGTCAAGGATGCCTATTTTACCGGTAATACCCTTTATACCGATACAAGCTATTGGGGGCCTGCCGTTGCCGTTGTTACCGCTCCCTTTTTGGTGGCGGCACTGCTGTTGTTATCCAAAAGGTATTTACGTTCTATTGATCCCGCTTATAAAAACCGCACACTAACCCTAATTTTTGGGTTGGTCGTTTTGTTTCTTATCGGCGGTATTGCAATTTTTGCGCCGCCCCTAAAACTTTTACCCATAACGGTGGCAATTGTTGTTAATGCGCTGGTAGTAACCTATGCCGTTATTAAAATTGATTTACCCGATGTTCGCTTACTTTTCCGCAAGATACTGACCGCCTTTATTTTCAGTGTGTTATTTTTAGGTTTAACGGTAGGATTATTTGAAGTATATCAGGCCTTTTTTGCGGCAATACCGCTTTGGGTTGCTTTGTTGATGTTACTTCTTACCTATGTAATCGTATTTTTACTGGCATTTAAACTTTTGCGCATAATTGATTACGTATTGGATAATTTTGTATACAAAAAACATGCGGTTTATACCCGCGCAAGTGCCGGTTTTCACACCAAAATGCGCCATTTGCTTGACCTTGATGAGGTAACCCAGGAGATATTTTGGGCTGTTACCGGCGTAACGAATATCGATTTTGCCGGGTTGATTCTGTACGATAAGCAAACCAGAAAATACGACAACCTTTTTTTCTACTCCAAAGAAAACCCGAATTCTTTAGAAACCGAGTTTAAAAAAATAACATTTAATCTTAGCAGTCCGGTTGTGAAACTGGCGACTAAAACCGATTACCCTCTTTTTGTTCGGCTTTTAAAAGCCGCCGACGAATCGGCACAGCCGCTTGGGGCGGAAAAAGAAATGCTGGAAAGAGCGGGCGCGGCGTATCTGTTCCCTTTAAAAAGCAGGAGCAGATTAATCGGAATGCTTGCCCTCGGTAAGGTTAACAATAAAAAAACGCTTACACTGCAAGAAATCGATTTTTTGAACAGTATTACTCAAATTGCCGGTGTGGTTATTGAAAACGCACAGCTTTATGCGCATTTTATAACCCAAGCCAATACGGATGAATTAACCGGGCTCTATAATCATCGCCACTTTAACGACAGACTTTATCAAGAAATTGCCCGAAACGCCCGTTTAGACGGAACTTTTTCGATTATTATGATGGATATCGATTTTTTTAAAAACTGTAACGATACGTACGGGCATTTGGTTGGTGACGGCGTCCTCAGGAAAGTAGGCGAATATATTGATATTTCCATTCGTGATATGGATTCCTCTTTCCGCTACGGAGGAGATGAGTTTATTGTCATTTTACCCGATACCGGCGCCGAAAATGCTTACAAGGTTGCCGAACGCATCCGTAAAACAATCGAATTAAAATCCAAAGAAGAAACGGTTCCCATCACCGCCAGTTTAGGAATTGCCAATTGGCCCGATAACGGTATTACCGAAGCCCAGATTATGCGCGCCGCGGATAAAGCCCTTTATATGGCAAAACAACTTGGCAGAAATACCACTTTTGTTTTATCTCCCGATGTCAGTGATACCGCCGAAAAGGATCTTCCCTTAAATATCTCTCCGGAGCCCCGAACGCTAACCACAATTTATGCGATGGCGGCATCAATTGATCGAAAAACGGAGCACAGTCATCACCATTCCAGAAATGTCAGCGATTATGCGGTTGCGATTGCTAAAAGTATGAATTTACCTGCCGAAAAAATAGAAAGCATTCGTTCCGCCGGTTTACTGCACGATATCGGAAAGGTAGGCTTACCGGGCAATGTTTTAAACAGAGATACGATTTTAACCGACTCTGAAGCGGAAATGGTTCAAAAACACCCTAAAGTCGGGGCTGAAATTTTAAAACATGTTGTCGATTTAATAAATTGCATCCCCTCGGTACTGCACCATCATGAAAATTATGACGGTTCGGGATATCATACGGGGCTAAAGGGTGAGGAAATCCCGCTTGGAGCGCGTATTTTATCGGTTGCCAATACCTACGAAACGATACGCTCTGCGTTGGAATCCGATAAGCAATTTACAGTCGATAATCTAATTAACGAACTTAAAAAGAAGGCCGGTACCAAGTTGGACCCGTTTATTGTCGAAACCCTTATTGAAGTTGTTCGAAAACAGGGTGTAAATTTTCGTCCGGACGGTGTTGAAAAACAGACGCGTTCCCTGCCGTATGATACCGATGCCGGTTAA